One stretch of Carassius gibelio isolate Cgi1373 ecotype wild population from Czech Republic chromosome B1, carGib1.2-hapl.c, whole genome shotgun sequence DNA includes these proteins:
- the LOC127949604 gene encoding ubinuclein-1 isoform X3 codes for MAAPRRIHLTALSSNACFPLPTIPNAGDQPVKQGLPAPTPAAGSPPPPHPVTRVELKLFESDEQRCPEFSYLDLISSKETTEKKKPQTLEELVEDKEREELEALAKKFDAKYGGGGKRKKDRLQDLVDIGFGYDESDSFIDNSEAYDELVPACLTTRYGGFYINSGTLQFRPASENENDFEDSGFKPKKRKLKQGKDKKIGKKKKEEDMLTRDEARKSTPPEKSSAKKKKNKKPLSIDKMLKKFHKEKLQQLQLFNNRERDLHALNDTVQAEVQEPSISADPLLTLIGSASADDLLQAVKAAEQDFDFDRLLGEPQNICSPSLEDNGEVLVASVPEKPTTLLPDGLPPTLEQRIKEFSQAVKKIEGQNKLEILSSELNSVLLDVEVNSKQLSGKARSRIFSYLASQLSCSKGTLVKRVKKLHSLQQDEQLQELLKKLENAVARSMPEQITRFQNHCQAHSQARAAKLEAEKERGIDGSDEEEEERGGKRVFGPRKRFRWNEEIRELLFEIVNLKMIIYDSESPTCSSLEEYLKVFLEADVKPLWPKGWMQSRILLIETRKAHGHITGVVARKKPLGTTKLKKVSAAVEDSKNNSEIQGPPALKRKRLSVPVSVQPEATLSTTAKTPSNTQTSATFSTHPSNQNHKEGDKTENHQTSTQRSPVIAEGAGSVQMMWTRSVMDSDSKRLQTGERATPKLTLVAPPDGAEGDCPSVVQGVARLLTTTSVGDAPVSMAAAAGEISCGNPALPTPSLSLLPSSYPTTVQPGVLPSFAPLHALPFPGLSSGTKLPGQPQACNGAVFPGQATGTFQHGLAHGEQILILKRTIELDGSQIQTDGLNARRKLH; via the exons ATGGCCGCTCCAAGAAGAATTCATCTCACCGCTCTCTCAAGCAATGCATGCTTTCCTCTTCCCACGATCCCCAATGCTGGTGACCAGCCTGTCAAACAGGGTTTACCTGCACCGACGCCTGCAGCTGGATCGCCCCCACCTCCGCATCCTGTGACAAGAGTGGAATTAAAACTCTTCGAGTCGGATGAACAACGCTGCCCGGAGTTTAGCTACCTGGATTTGATCAGCTCAAAA GAAACCACTGAGAAAAAGAAACCACAGACATTAGAGGAGTTGGTGGAGGACAAGGAGAGAGAAGAACTGGAGGCGCTTGCAAAAAAGTTTGACGCAAAATAC GGTGGAGgtggcaaaagaaaaaaagacaggtTACAGGATCTGGTGGATATAGGCTTTGGTTACGATGAATCGGATTCATTCATTGACAACTCTGAGGCT TATGATGAGCTTGTCCCAGCTTGTCTCACCACCAGATACGGAGGCTTCTACATCAACTCTGGAACTCTGCAGTTCCGGCCAGCCTCTGAGAACGAGAATGATTTTGAGGACAGCGGTTTTAAACCTAAG AAGCGAAAGCTTAAGCAAGGAAAAGACAAGAAGATtgggaagaaaaagaaagaggaagaCATGCTTACTAGGGACGAAGCCAGAAAAAG CACCCCACCAGAAAAATCATctgcaaagaagaagaaaaataagaagCCACTAAGTATCGATAAGATGCTGAAGAAGTTCCACAAGGAAAAGCTTCAGCAGCTGCAGTTGTTTAAtaatagagagagagatttgCATGCTCTCAATGACACCGTGCAAGCTGAGGTTCAAGAACCGTCCATATCAGCTGACCCTCTTCTCACACTCATTGGTTCTGCCAGTGCAGATGACCTCCTTCAGGCGGTCAAAGCAGCAGAGCAAGACTTTGACTTTGATAGACTCTTAGGGGAGCCGCAGAACATCTGCTCTCCAAGCCTGGAAGATAATGGTGAGGTTCTGGTAGCGTCCGTCCCTGAGAAACCTACTACATTACTTCCCGATGGTCTGCCACCTACATTAGAGCAACGCATTAAGGAGTTTTCCCAG GCTGTTAAGAAAATTGAAGGACAAAACAAGCTGGAGATTTTGTCTTCAGAACTCAACAGTGTTCTACTAGA TGTGGAGGTGAACTCTAAACAGCTTAGTGGGAAAGCACGCTCCAGAATCTTCTCATACTTGGCATCACAGCTGTCCTGCAGCAAAGGCACTCTGGTTAAAAGAGTCAAAAAACTCCACAGTCTACAGCAG GATGAACAGCTGCAGGAGCTGCTGAAGAAGCTGGAGAATGCAGTTGCCAGGTCCATGCCAGAACAGATCACCCGTTTCCAGAATCACTGCCAAGCTCACTCTCAAGCCAGAGCTGCCAA ACTCGAAGCTGAGAAAGAGAGGGGGATTGATGGCTctgatgaagaagaagaggagagggGTGGAAAACGAGTGTTTGGGCCTCGCAAGAGGTTCAGATGGAATGAAGAGATCAG GGAGTTACTCTTTGAGATTGTCAATTTGAAGATGATTATTTATGATTCGGAGTCGCCCACATGCTCTAGTTTGGAAGAATATCTGAAAGTGTTCCTAGAGGCTGATGTTAAACCACTTTGGCCTAAAGGATGGATGCAATCCAG GATTCTGCTTATAGAAACCCGAAAAGCACATGGCCACATCACAGGTGTTGT GGCAAGAAAGAAGCCATTAGGtacaacaaaactaaaaaag GTCAGTGCTGCcgttgaggacagtaagaataaCTCAGAAATTCAGGGCCCACCAGCACTGAAACGCAAACGCCTGAGTGTACCTGTGAGCGTTCAACCTGAAGCCACGCTGAGCACCACTGCCAAAACGccatcaaacacacaaacatctgCCACCTTCTCCACCCATCCATCTAATCAGAACCATAAGGAAGGTGATAAAACTGAGAACCATCAGACCAGCACTCAGAGAAGTCCAGTGATCGCAGAGGGAGCTGGGTCGGTCCAGATGATGTGGACCAGGTCTGTTATGGATTCAGATTCAAAGCGGCTCCAGACTGGAGAGAGGGCGACTCCTAAACTGACGCTGGTGGCACCGCCAGATGGTGCTGAGGGTGACTGTCCATCCGTGGTGCAGGGAGTGGCCAGGCTGCTCACTACCACCTCAGTGGGTGACGCACCAGTTTCTATGGCAGCa GCAGCTGGTGAGATCTCCTGTGGGAACCCAGCGCTTCCCACTCCTTCTCTATCGCTCCTTCCATCCTCATACCCCACCACAGTACAGCCGGGTGTTTTACCGAGCTTTGCCCCCCTGCATGCTCTCCCGTTCCCTGGGCTCAGCTCTGGCACCAAACTCCCTGGACAGCCTCAGGCCTGCAATGGAGCTGTTTTTCCTGGCCAAGCAACGGGAACTTTCCAGCATGGTCTCGCACACGGTGAGCAGATATTAATCCTGAAAAGAACCATAGAACTTG ATGGAAGCCAGATCCAAACAGATGGTCTAAACGCTCGGAGAAAACTACATTAA
- the LOC127949604 gene encoding ubinuclein-1 isoform X1 produces MAAPRRIHLTALSSNACFPLPTIPNAGDQPVKQGLPAPTPAAGSPPPPHPVTRVELKLFESDEQRCPEFSYLDLISSKETTEKKKPQTLEELVEDKEREELEALAKKFDAKYGGGGKRKKDRLQDLVDIGFGYDESDSFIDNSEAYDELVPACLTTRYGGFYINSGTLQFRPASENENDFEDSGFKPKKRKLKQGKDKKIGKKKKEEDMLTRDEARKSTPPEKSSAKKKKNKKPLSIDKMLKKFHKEKLQQLQLFNNRERDLHALNDTVQAEVQEPSISADPLLTLIGSASADDLLQAVKAAEQDFDFDRLLGEPQNICSPSLEDNGEVLVASVPEKPTTLLPDGLPPTLEQRIKEFSQAVKKIEGQNKLEILSSELNSVLLDVEVNSKQLSGKARSRIFSYLASQLSCSKGTLVKRVKKLHSLQQDEQLQELLKKLENAVARSMPEQITRFQNHCQAHSQARAAKLEAEKERGIDGSDEEEEERGGKRVFGPRKRFRWNEEIRELLFEIVNLKMIIYDSESPTCSSLEEYLKVFLEADVKPLWPKGWMQSRILLIETRKAHGHITGVVARKKPLGTTKLKKVSAAVEDSKNNSEIQGPPALKRKRLSVPVSVQPEATLSTTAKTPSNTQTSATFSTHPSNQNHKEGDKTENHQTSTQRSPVIAEGAGSVQMMWTRSVMDSDSKRLQTGERATPKLTLVAPPDGAEGDCPSVVQGVARLLTTTSVGDAPVSMAAAAGEISCGNPALPTPSLSLLPSSYPTTVQPGVLPSFAPLHALPFPGLSSGTKLPGQPQACNGAVFPGQATGTFQHGLAHGEQILILKRTIELGNSMLCSSTLHLLSVPVSSPAPLHSLTPWLFGLDGSQIQTDGLNARRKLH; encoded by the exons ATGGCCGCTCCAAGAAGAATTCATCTCACCGCTCTCTCAAGCAATGCATGCTTTCCTCTTCCCACGATCCCCAATGCTGGTGACCAGCCTGTCAAACAGGGTTTACCTGCACCGACGCCTGCAGCTGGATCGCCCCCACCTCCGCATCCTGTGACAAGAGTGGAATTAAAACTCTTCGAGTCGGATGAACAACGCTGCCCGGAGTTTAGCTACCTGGATTTGATCAGCTCAAAA GAAACCACTGAGAAAAAGAAACCACAGACATTAGAGGAGTTGGTGGAGGACAAGGAGAGAGAAGAACTGGAGGCGCTTGCAAAAAAGTTTGACGCAAAATAC GGTGGAGgtggcaaaagaaaaaaagacaggtTACAGGATCTGGTGGATATAGGCTTTGGTTACGATGAATCGGATTCATTCATTGACAACTCTGAGGCT TATGATGAGCTTGTCCCAGCTTGTCTCACCACCAGATACGGAGGCTTCTACATCAACTCTGGAACTCTGCAGTTCCGGCCAGCCTCTGAGAACGAGAATGATTTTGAGGACAGCGGTTTTAAACCTAAG AAGCGAAAGCTTAAGCAAGGAAAAGACAAGAAGATtgggaagaaaaagaaagaggaagaCATGCTTACTAGGGACGAAGCCAGAAAAAG CACCCCACCAGAAAAATCATctgcaaagaagaagaaaaataagaagCCACTAAGTATCGATAAGATGCTGAAGAAGTTCCACAAGGAAAAGCTTCAGCAGCTGCAGTTGTTTAAtaatagagagagagatttgCATGCTCTCAATGACACCGTGCAAGCTGAGGTTCAAGAACCGTCCATATCAGCTGACCCTCTTCTCACACTCATTGGTTCTGCCAGTGCAGATGACCTCCTTCAGGCGGTCAAAGCAGCAGAGCAAGACTTTGACTTTGATAGACTCTTAGGGGAGCCGCAGAACATCTGCTCTCCAAGCCTGGAAGATAATGGTGAGGTTCTGGTAGCGTCCGTCCCTGAGAAACCTACTACATTACTTCCCGATGGTCTGCCACCTACATTAGAGCAACGCATTAAGGAGTTTTCCCAG GCTGTTAAGAAAATTGAAGGACAAAACAAGCTGGAGATTTTGTCTTCAGAACTCAACAGTGTTCTACTAGA TGTGGAGGTGAACTCTAAACAGCTTAGTGGGAAAGCACGCTCCAGAATCTTCTCATACTTGGCATCACAGCTGTCCTGCAGCAAAGGCACTCTGGTTAAAAGAGTCAAAAAACTCCACAGTCTACAGCAG GATGAACAGCTGCAGGAGCTGCTGAAGAAGCTGGAGAATGCAGTTGCCAGGTCCATGCCAGAACAGATCACCCGTTTCCAGAATCACTGCCAAGCTCACTCTCAAGCCAGAGCTGCCAA ACTCGAAGCTGAGAAAGAGAGGGGGATTGATGGCTctgatgaagaagaagaggagagggGTGGAAAACGAGTGTTTGGGCCTCGCAAGAGGTTCAGATGGAATGAAGAGATCAG GGAGTTACTCTTTGAGATTGTCAATTTGAAGATGATTATTTATGATTCGGAGTCGCCCACATGCTCTAGTTTGGAAGAATATCTGAAAGTGTTCCTAGAGGCTGATGTTAAACCACTTTGGCCTAAAGGATGGATGCAATCCAG GATTCTGCTTATAGAAACCCGAAAAGCACATGGCCACATCACAGGTGTTGT GGCAAGAAAGAAGCCATTAGGtacaacaaaactaaaaaag GTCAGTGCTGCcgttgaggacagtaagaataaCTCAGAAATTCAGGGCCCACCAGCACTGAAACGCAAACGCCTGAGTGTACCTGTGAGCGTTCAACCTGAAGCCACGCTGAGCACCACTGCCAAAACGccatcaaacacacaaacatctgCCACCTTCTCCACCCATCCATCTAATCAGAACCATAAGGAAGGTGATAAAACTGAGAACCATCAGACCAGCACTCAGAGAAGTCCAGTGATCGCAGAGGGAGCTGGGTCGGTCCAGATGATGTGGACCAGGTCTGTTATGGATTCAGATTCAAAGCGGCTCCAGACTGGAGAGAGGGCGACTCCTAAACTGACGCTGGTGGCACCGCCAGATGGTGCTGAGGGTGACTGTCCATCCGTGGTGCAGGGAGTGGCCAGGCTGCTCACTACCACCTCAGTGGGTGACGCACCAGTTTCTATGGCAGCa GCAGCTGGTGAGATCTCCTGTGGGAACCCAGCGCTTCCCACTCCTTCTCTATCGCTCCTTCCATCCTCATACCCCACCACAGTACAGCCGGGTGTTTTACCGAGCTTTGCCCCCCTGCATGCTCTCCCGTTCCCTGGGCTCAGCTCTGGCACCAAACTCCCTGGACAGCCTCAGGCCTGCAATGGAGCTGTTTTTCCTGGCCAAGCAACGGGAACTTTCCAGCATGGTCTCGCACACGGTGAGCAGATATTAATCCTGAAAAGAACCATAGAACTTG GTAACTCCATGCTGTGCTCTAGCACGCTTCATCTTCTGTCTGTCCCTGtttcttctcctgctcctcttcaTTCTTTAACACCATGGCTCTTTGGTTTAG ATGGAAGCCAGATCCAAACAGATGGTCTAAACGCTCGGAGAAAACTACATTAA
- the LOC127949604 gene encoding ubinuclein-1 isoform X2, giving the protein MAAPRRIHLTALSSNACFPLPTIPNAGDQPVKQGLPAPTPAAGSPPPPHPVTRVELKLFESDEQRCPEFSYLDLISSKETTEKKKPQTLEELVEDKEREELEALAKKFDAKYGGGGKRKKDRLQDLVDIGFGYDESDSFIDNSEAYDELVPACLTTRYGGFYINSGTLQFRPASENENDFEDSGFKPKKRKLKQGKDKKIGKKKKEEDMLTRDEARKSTPPEKSSAKKKKNKKPLSIDKMLKKFHKEKLQQLQLFNNRERDLHALNDTVQAEVQEPSISADPLLTLIGSASADDLLQAVKAAEQDFDFDRLLGEPQNICSPSLEDNGEVLVASVPEKPTTLLPDGLPPTLEQRIKEFSQAVKKIEGQNKLEILSSELNSVLLDVEVNSKQLSGKARSRIFSYLASQLSCSKGTLVKRVKKLHSLQQDEQLQELLKKLENAVARSMPEQITRFQNHCQAHSQARAAKLEAEKERGIDGSDEEEEERGGKRVFGPRKRFRWNEEIRELLFEIVNLKMIIYDSESPTCSSLEEYLKVFLEADVKPLWPKGWMQSRILLIETRKAHGHITGVVARKKPLGTTKLKKVSAAVEDSKNNSEIQGPPALKRKRLSVPVSVQPEATLSTTAKTPSNTQTSATFSTHPSNQNHKEGDKTENHQTSTQRSPVIAEGAGSVQMMWTRSVMDSDSKRLQTGERATPKLTLVAPPDGAEGDCPSVVQGVARLLTTTSVGDAPVSMAAAAGEISCGNPALPTPSLSLLPSSYPTTVQPGVLPSFAPLHALPFPGLSSGTKLPGQPQACNGAVFPGQATGTFQHGLAHGNSMLCSSTLHLLSVPVSSPAPLHSLTPWLFGLDGSQIQTDGLNARRKLH; this is encoded by the exons ATGGCCGCTCCAAGAAGAATTCATCTCACCGCTCTCTCAAGCAATGCATGCTTTCCTCTTCCCACGATCCCCAATGCTGGTGACCAGCCTGTCAAACAGGGTTTACCTGCACCGACGCCTGCAGCTGGATCGCCCCCACCTCCGCATCCTGTGACAAGAGTGGAATTAAAACTCTTCGAGTCGGATGAACAACGCTGCCCGGAGTTTAGCTACCTGGATTTGATCAGCTCAAAA GAAACCACTGAGAAAAAGAAACCACAGACATTAGAGGAGTTGGTGGAGGACAAGGAGAGAGAAGAACTGGAGGCGCTTGCAAAAAAGTTTGACGCAAAATAC GGTGGAGgtggcaaaagaaaaaaagacaggtTACAGGATCTGGTGGATATAGGCTTTGGTTACGATGAATCGGATTCATTCATTGACAACTCTGAGGCT TATGATGAGCTTGTCCCAGCTTGTCTCACCACCAGATACGGAGGCTTCTACATCAACTCTGGAACTCTGCAGTTCCGGCCAGCCTCTGAGAACGAGAATGATTTTGAGGACAGCGGTTTTAAACCTAAG AAGCGAAAGCTTAAGCAAGGAAAAGACAAGAAGATtgggaagaaaaagaaagaggaagaCATGCTTACTAGGGACGAAGCCAGAAAAAG CACCCCACCAGAAAAATCATctgcaaagaagaagaaaaataagaagCCACTAAGTATCGATAAGATGCTGAAGAAGTTCCACAAGGAAAAGCTTCAGCAGCTGCAGTTGTTTAAtaatagagagagagatttgCATGCTCTCAATGACACCGTGCAAGCTGAGGTTCAAGAACCGTCCATATCAGCTGACCCTCTTCTCACACTCATTGGTTCTGCCAGTGCAGATGACCTCCTTCAGGCGGTCAAAGCAGCAGAGCAAGACTTTGACTTTGATAGACTCTTAGGGGAGCCGCAGAACATCTGCTCTCCAAGCCTGGAAGATAATGGTGAGGTTCTGGTAGCGTCCGTCCCTGAGAAACCTACTACATTACTTCCCGATGGTCTGCCACCTACATTAGAGCAACGCATTAAGGAGTTTTCCCAG GCTGTTAAGAAAATTGAAGGACAAAACAAGCTGGAGATTTTGTCTTCAGAACTCAACAGTGTTCTACTAGA TGTGGAGGTGAACTCTAAACAGCTTAGTGGGAAAGCACGCTCCAGAATCTTCTCATACTTGGCATCACAGCTGTCCTGCAGCAAAGGCACTCTGGTTAAAAGAGTCAAAAAACTCCACAGTCTACAGCAG GATGAACAGCTGCAGGAGCTGCTGAAGAAGCTGGAGAATGCAGTTGCCAGGTCCATGCCAGAACAGATCACCCGTTTCCAGAATCACTGCCAAGCTCACTCTCAAGCCAGAGCTGCCAA ACTCGAAGCTGAGAAAGAGAGGGGGATTGATGGCTctgatgaagaagaagaggagagggGTGGAAAACGAGTGTTTGGGCCTCGCAAGAGGTTCAGATGGAATGAAGAGATCAG GGAGTTACTCTTTGAGATTGTCAATTTGAAGATGATTATTTATGATTCGGAGTCGCCCACATGCTCTAGTTTGGAAGAATATCTGAAAGTGTTCCTAGAGGCTGATGTTAAACCACTTTGGCCTAAAGGATGGATGCAATCCAG GATTCTGCTTATAGAAACCCGAAAAGCACATGGCCACATCACAGGTGTTGT GGCAAGAAAGAAGCCATTAGGtacaacaaaactaaaaaag GTCAGTGCTGCcgttgaggacagtaagaataaCTCAGAAATTCAGGGCCCACCAGCACTGAAACGCAAACGCCTGAGTGTACCTGTGAGCGTTCAACCTGAAGCCACGCTGAGCACCACTGCCAAAACGccatcaaacacacaaacatctgCCACCTTCTCCACCCATCCATCTAATCAGAACCATAAGGAAGGTGATAAAACTGAGAACCATCAGACCAGCACTCAGAGAAGTCCAGTGATCGCAGAGGGAGCTGGGTCGGTCCAGATGATGTGGACCAGGTCTGTTATGGATTCAGATTCAAAGCGGCTCCAGACTGGAGAGAGGGCGACTCCTAAACTGACGCTGGTGGCACCGCCAGATGGTGCTGAGGGTGACTGTCCATCCGTGGTGCAGGGAGTGGCCAGGCTGCTCACTACCACCTCAGTGGGTGACGCACCAGTTTCTATGGCAGCa GCAGCTGGTGAGATCTCCTGTGGGAACCCAGCGCTTCCCACTCCTTCTCTATCGCTCCTTCCATCCTCATACCCCACCACAGTACAGCCGGGTGTTTTACCGAGCTTTGCCCCCCTGCATGCTCTCCCGTTCCCTGGGCTCAGCTCTGGCACCAAACTCCCTGGACAGCCTCAGGCCTGCAATGGAGCTGTTTTTCCTGGCCAAGCAACGGGAACTTTCCAGCATGGTCTCGCACACG GTAACTCCATGCTGTGCTCTAGCACGCTTCATCTTCTGTCTGTCCCTGtttcttctcctgctcctcttcaTTCTTTAACACCATGGCTCTTTGGTTTAG ATGGAAGCCAGATCCAAACAGATGGTCTAAACGCTCGGAGAAAACTACATTAA
- the LOC127949604 gene encoding ubinuclein-1 isoform X4 gives MAAPRRIHLTALSSNACFPLPTIPNAGDQPVKQGLPAPTPAAGSPPPPHPVTRVELKLFESDEQRCPEFSYLDLISSKETTEKKKPQTLEELVEDKEREELEALAKKFDAKYGGGGKRKKDRLQDLVDIGFGYDESDSFIDNSEAYDELVPACLTTRYGGFYINSGTLQFRPASENENDFEDSGFKPKKRKLKQGKDKKIGKKKKEEDMLTRDEARKSTPPEKSSAKKKKNKKPLSIDKMLKKFHKEKLQQLQLFNNRERDLHALNDTVQAEVQEPSISADPLLTLIGSASADDLLQAVKAAEQDFDFDRLLGEPQNICSPSLEDNGEVLVASVPEKPTTLLPDGLPPTLEQRIKEFSQAVKKIEGQNKLEILSSELNSVLLDVEVNSKQLSGKARSRIFSYLASQLSCSKGTLVKRVKKLHSLQQDEQLQELLKKLENAVARSMPEQITRFQNHCQAHSQARAAKLEAEKERGIDGSDEEEEERGGKRVFGPRKRFRWNEEIRELLFEIVNLKMIIYDSESPTCSSLEEYLKVFLEADVKPLWPKGWMQSRILLIETRKAHGHITGVVARKKPLGTTKLKKVSAAVEDSKNNSEIQGPPALKRKRLSVPVSVQPEATLSTTAKTPSNTQTSATFSTHPSNQNHKEGDKTENHQTSTQRSPVIAEGAGSVQMMWTRSVMDSDSKRLQTGERATPKLTLVAPPDGAEGDCPSVVQGVARLLTTTSVGDAPVSMAAAAGEISCGNPALPTPSLSLLPSSYPTTVQPGVLPSFAPLHALPFPGLSSGTKLPGQPQACNGAVFPGQATGTFQHGLAHDGSQIQTDGLNARRKLH, from the exons ATGGCCGCTCCAAGAAGAATTCATCTCACCGCTCTCTCAAGCAATGCATGCTTTCCTCTTCCCACGATCCCCAATGCTGGTGACCAGCCTGTCAAACAGGGTTTACCTGCACCGACGCCTGCAGCTGGATCGCCCCCACCTCCGCATCCTGTGACAAGAGTGGAATTAAAACTCTTCGAGTCGGATGAACAACGCTGCCCGGAGTTTAGCTACCTGGATTTGATCAGCTCAAAA GAAACCACTGAGAAAAAGAAACCACAGACATTAGAGGAGTTGGTGGAGGACAAGGAGAGAGAAGAACTGGAGGCGCTTGCAAAAAAGTTTGACGCAAAATAC GGTGGAGgtggcaaaagaaaaaaagacaggtTACAGGATCTGGTGGATATAGGCTTTGGTTACGATGAATCGGATTCATTCATTGACAACTCTGAGGCT TATGATGAGCTTGTCCCAGCTTGTCTCACCACCAGATACGGAGGCTTCTACATCAACTCTGGAACTCTGCAGTTCCGGCCAGCCTCTGAGAACGAGAATGATTTTGAGGACAGCGGTTTTAAACCTAAG AAGCGAAAGCTTAAGCAAGGAAAAGACAAGAAGATtgggaagaaaaagaaagaggaagaCATGCTTACTAGGGACGAAGCCAGAAAAAG CACCCCACCAGAAAAATCATctgcaaagaagaagaaaaataagaagCCACTAAGTATCGATAAGATGCTGAAGAAGTTCCACAAGGAAAAGCTTCAGCAGCTGCAGTTGTTTAAtaatagagagagagatttgCATGCTCTCAATGACACCGTGCAAGCTGAGGTTCAAGAACCGTCCATATCAGCTGACCCTCTTCTCACACTCATTGGTTCTGCCAGTGCAGATGACCTCCTTCAGGCGGTCAAAGCAGCAGAGCAAGACTTTGACTTTGATAGACTCTTAGGGGAGCCGCAGAACATCTGCTCTCCAAGCCTGGAAGATAATGGTGAGGTTCTGGTAGCGTCCGTCCCTGAGAAACCTACTACATTACTTCCCGATGGTCTGCCACCTACATTAGAGCAACGCATTAAGGAGTTTTCCCAG GCTGTTAAGAAAATTGAAGGACAAAACAAGCTGGAGATTTTGTCTTCAGAACTCAACAGTGTTCTACTAGA TGTGGAGGTGAACTCTAAACAGCTTAGTGGGAAAGCACGCTCCAGAATCTTCTCATACTTGGCATCACAGCTGTCCTGCAGCAAAGGCACTCTGGTTAAAAGAGTCAAAAAACTCCACAGTCTACAGCAG GATGAACAGCTGCAGGAGCTGCTGAAGAAGCTGGAGAATGCAGTTGCCAGGTCCATGCCAGAACAGATCACCCGTTTCCAGAATCACTGCCAAGCTCACTCTCAAGCCAGAGCTGCCAA ACTCGAAGCTGAGAAAGAGAGGGGGATTGATGGCTctgatgaagaagaagaggagagggGTGGAAAACGAGTGTTTGGGCCTCGCAAGAGGTTCAGATGGAATGAAGAGATCAG GGAGTTACTCTTTGAGATTGTCAATTTGAAGATGATTATTTATGATTCGGAGTCGCCCACATGCTCTAGTTTGGAAGAATATCTGAAAGTGTTCCTAGAGGCTGATGTTAAACCACTTTGGCCTAAAGGATGGATGCAATCCAG GATTCTGCTTATAGAAACCCGAAAAGCACATGGCCACATCACAGGTGTTGT GGCAAGAAAGAAGCCATTAGGtacaacaaaactaaaaaag GTCAGTGCTGCcgttgaggacagtaagaataaCTCAGAAATTCAGGGCCCACCAGCACTGAAACGCAAACGCCTGAGTGTACCTGTGAGCGTTCAACCTGAAGCCACGCTGAGCACCACTGCCAAAACGccatcaaacacacaaacatctgCCACCTTCTCCACCCATCCATCTAATCAGAACCATAAGGAAGGTGATAAAACTGAGAACCATCAGACCAGCACTCAGAGAAGTCCAGTGATCGCAGAGGGAGCTGGGTCGGTCCAGATGATGTGGACCAGGTCTGTTATGGATTCAGATTCAAAGCGGCTCCAGACTGGAGAGAGGGCGACTCCTAAACTGACGCTGGTGGCACCGCCAGATGGTGCTGAGGGTGACTGTCCATCCGTGGTGCAGGGAGTGGCCAGGCTGCTCACTACCACCTCAGTGGGTGACGCACCAGTTTCTATGGCAGCa GCAGCTGGTGAGATCTCCTGTGGGAACCCAGCGCTTCCCACTCCTTCTCTATCGCTCCTTCCATCCTCATACCCCACCACAGTACAGCCGGGTGTTTTACCGAGCTTTGCCCCCCTGCATGCTCTCCCGTTCCCTGGGCTCAGCTCTGGCACCAAACTCCCTGGACAGCCTCAGGCCTGCAATGGAGCTGTTTTTCCTGGCCAAGCAACGGGAACTTTCCAGCATGGTCTCGCACACG ATGGAAGCCAGATCCAAACAGATGGTCTAAACGCTCGGAGAAAACTACATTAA